A stretch of the Microcella sp. genome encodes the following:
- a CDS encoding nucleotidyltransferase domain-containing protein gives MQLDAPLRTVTASVDGDVLSVLARSDSEHTVADLRRIIDSRSSEGIRRALHRLVAQGVVLNRHVGRSIAYRLNVDHLAANAIVELSAIPSTLRTRITHALEESPDPPLFAAMFGSAARGSMTEHSDIDIALIHRGTSTEPRENEIAALEHDISLWTGNDCRVLSLTEAEIRGQQANEPVLVDILNHAITLYGDREAFRALIRPQ, from the coding sequence ATGCAGCTTGATGCACCCCTGCGCACCGTCACTGCTTCGGTCGATGGCGATGTTCTCAGCGTGTTGGCACGAAGCGATTCCGAGCACACAGTCGCAGACCTCAGACGCATCATCGACAGTCGGTCGAGCGAGGGCATTCGGCGCGCGCTCCACCGTCTGGTCGCCCAGGGCGTCGTGCTCAATCGCCACGTGGGCCGCTCGATTGCCTATCGGCTGAATGTCGACCACCTTGCAGCGAACGCCATCGTTGAGCTCAGCGCAATCCCATCAACGCTTCGCACACGCATCACCCATGCGCTCGAGGAATCGCCCGATCCGCCCCTGTTCGCCGCGATGTTCGGTTCAGCCGCGCGCGGCAGCATGACGGAGCACAGCGACATTGACATCGCGCTTATCCACCGCGGTACCTCGACGGAACCAAGGGAAAACGAGATCGCTGCATTGGAGCACGACATCTCGCTATGGACGGGGAACGACTGTCGCGTCTTGAGCCTGACTGAAGCCGAAATTCGGGGGCAACAGGCCAATGAGCCGGTCTTGGTAGACATCTTGAATCACGCCATCACTCTCTACGGAGACCGAGAGGCGTTTCGTGCCCTGATCAGGCCGCAGTGA
- a CDS encoding isopenicillin N synthase family dioxygenase, translated as MRTLPILDLSLLAGSADDAARFRDELRRATHEVGFFYLVGHGLSPELIDRMMQTARDFFALPVDAKLAIENTHSPHFRGYTRMGGELTQGATDWREQIDIGAERDAVPLDSGVPDFWALEGPNLWPAELPALREVATEWIDRLGEISVTLLRSWAEALGAPADTFDAAFASNASPHLKIARYPGREQTEGTQGVGAHKDLGVLTLLYVEEGKGGLQVEKDGEWIDAPSVPGAFVVNIGELLEIATNGYLKATLHRVQSPPAGDSRISVPFFFGPALDAEIPTIELPPELAASARGVTVDPGNPLHPVFGVNWLKSRVRSHPNVVEAHYPHWMS; from the coding sequence ATGCGCACGCTGCCCATTCTCGACCTCTCCCTACTCGCCGGCTCGGCCGACGACGCCGCCCGCTTCCGCGACGAGCTGCGGCGCGCCACCCACGAGGTCGGCTTCTTCTACCTCGTCGGCCACGGCCTGAGCCCCGAGCTCATCGACCGGATGATGCAGACAGCGCGCGACTTCTTCGCGCTGCCGGTCGATGCGAAGCTCGCCATCGAGAACACCCACAGCCCGCACTTTCGCGGCTACACCCGCATGGGCGGCGAGCTCACGCAGGGCGCGACCGACTGGCGCGAGCAGATCGACATCGGTGCCGAACGGGATGCTGTGCCGCTCGATTCAGGAGTGCCCGACTTCTGGGCGCTCGAGGGCCCCAACCTGTGGCCCGCCGAGCTGCCCGCCCTGCGCGAGGTCGCGACCGAGTGGATCGACCGGCTCGGCGAGATCAGTGTCACCCTCTTGCGCTCGTGGGCCGAGGCGCTCGGAGCACCCGCCGACACCTTCGATGCCGCCTTCGCGAGCAACGCCTCGCCGCACCTCAAGATCGCACGATACCCGGGGCGCGAGCAGACCGAGGGCACGCAGGGCGTCGGCGCGCACAAAGACCTGGGCGTGCTCACGCTGCTCTATGTCGAAGAGGGCAAGGGCGGTCTGCAGGTCGAGAAAGACGGCGAGTGGATCGACGCCCCCTCGGTGCCCGGCGCATTCGTGGTCAACATCGGCGAGCTGCTCGAGATCGCCACGAACGGCTACCTCAAGGCCACCCTGCACCGCGTGCAGTCGCCCCCCGCCGGCGACTCGCGCATCTCAGTGCCGTTCTTCTTCGGCCCGGCGCTCGACGCAGAGATTCCGACGATCGAGCTGCCGCCCGAGCTTGCGGCTTCGGCGCGGGGCGTGACGGTCGACCCCGGCAACCCCCTGCACCCCGTATTCGGCGTCAACTGGCTCAAGAGCCGCGTGCGCTCGCACCCGAACGTGGTCGAGGCGCACTACCCGCACTGGATGTCATGA
- the ppk2 gene encoding polyphosphate kinase 2 → MAKKKHPKRVPKKLYEAELKRLQIELVEMQQWVIATRRRVLVIFEGRDAAGKGGAIKRVMQYLNPRHARIVALPQPSERERGQWYFQRYIELLPTAGEIVLMDRSWYNRAGVERVMGYSSDDEYQRFLRQVPVVERMLVEDGIILLKYWFSVSDDVQQKRFASRVDDPLRRWKLSPTDLESIKRWEDYSRAKDAMFAATDIPEAPWWTIESDDKRASRINVISHLLGEIRHERSEPELVAIPDRPPATDYQRPPREQHQHVPDVASRLGS, encoded by the coding sequence ATGGCGAAGAAGAAGCACCCGAAGCGAGTGCCCAAGAAGCTCTACGAAGCGGAACTCAAGCGCCTGCAGATCGAACTCGTCGAGATGCAGCAGTGGGTCATCGCGACCAGGCGACGCGTTCTCGTCATCTTCGAAGGTCGCGATGCCGCGGGCAAGGGCGGCGCGATCAAGCGCGTCATGCAGTACCTCAACCCGCGCCACGCGCGCATCGTCGCCTTGCCGCAACCCTCCGAGCGCGAGCGTGGCCAGTGGTACTTCCAGCGTTACATCGAGCTGCTGCCGACCGCCGGCGAAATCGTGCTCATGGACCGCTCGTGGTACAACCGCGCTGGCGTCGAGCGCGTCATGGGCTACTCGAGCGACGACGAATACCAGCGCTTTCTGCGTCAAGTGCCCGTCGTCGAGCGCATGCTCGTCGAAGACGGCATCATCCTGCTCAAGTACTGGTTCTCGGTCTCTGACGACGTGCAGCAGAAGCGCTTCGCCTCGAGGGTCGACGACCCGTTGCGCCGATGGAAGCTCTCCCCCACCGATCTCGAGTCGATCAAGAGATGGGAAGACTACTCGCGCGCGAAAGACGCCATGTTCGCCGCAACCGACATACCCGAGGCGCCGTGGTGGACGATCGAGAGCGACGACAAGCGAGCATCCCGCATCAATGTCATCAGCCACCTGCTCGGTGAGATCCGCCACGAGCGCTCTGAGCCCGAACTGGTCGCGATTCCCGATCGACCCCCCGCGACCGACTACCAGCGGCCCCCGCGCGAGCAGCACCAGCACGTGCCCGATGTGGCGAGCAGATTGGGCTCGTAG
- a CDS encoding heavy metal translocating P-type ATPase, which translates to MTTHDHHAEQTLHDDHSTHSDHSGHAGHGGHGDHVAQFRRLFWWNLALAIPVIAFSPMFGMLLGYELPAIPGLAFIAPVLGTIMYVWGGRPFLTGALDELKARRPGMMLLIGLAITTAFIASMGASLGLLPHELEFWWELALLIVIMLLGHWIEMRSLAQTTSALDSLAALLPDEAERVTEEGVETVNPADLAVGDLVIVRPGARVPIDGEIEEGSAAFDESMITGESRTVRREPGDHVVAGTVATDSGVRVRVTAVGDDTALAGIRRLVADAQASTSRAQRLADTAAAWLFWFALGAAVITAIVWSALGMPGDAIVRTITVLVIACPHALGLAIPLVVSIATERAARGGVLVKDRLALERMRSVTAVLFDKTGTLTMGAPTVTAMETTGSRSDDEVLALAAAAEADSEHPLARAIVRAAEKRELSIPSASDFTSSPAEGVTAKVDGRRVSVGGPSMLERHGASALAASDSWRENGSIILHVLVDDEVVGALALADEVRAESRQAVDALRELGITVVMITGDAEAVAHSVAADLGIDRVFAGVRPDDKAAKVDELQAEGLVVAMVGDGVNDAPALAAADVGIAIGAGTDVAIGSAGVILASDDPRSVLSVIELSRASYRKMKQNLWWAAGYNLLSVPLAAGVLAPIGFILPMSIGALLMSASTVVVALNAQLLRRLDLRPERLGE; encoded by the coding sequence ATGACAACGCACGATCACCACGCCGAGCAGACTCTTCACGACGACCACAGCACGCACAGCGACCACAGCGGCCACGCAGGCCATGGCGGGCACGGCGACCATGTCGCGCAGTTCCGGCGACTGTTCTGGTGGAACCTGGCTCTCGCGATACCGGTGATCGCCTTCAGCCCGATGTTCGGGATGCTGCTGGGCTACGAGCTGCCGGCCATTCCCGGCCTTGCGTTCATCGCGCCCGTGCTCGGCACCATCATGTACGTGTGGGGCGGCCGCCCCTTCTTGACCGGTGCGCTCGACGAGCTGAAGGCCCGACGCCCCGGCATGATGCTGCTCATCGGGCTCGCCATCACGACCGCGTTCATCGCGAGCATGGGCGCGAGCCTTGGCCTGCTGCCGCACGAGCTCGAGTTCTGGTGGGAGCTCGCACTGCTCATCGTGATCATGCTGCTCGGGCACTGGATCGAGATGCGCTCTCTCGCGCAGACCACGAGCGCGCTCGACTCTCTCGCCGCGCTGCTGCCTGACGAGGCCGAGCGCGTGACAGAAGAGGGCGTCGAGACGGTGAACCCCGCCGACCTGGCTGTCGGAGACCTGGTGATCGTGCGGCCCGGCGCCCGCGTGCCCATCGACGGCGAGATCGAAGAGGGCTCGGCAGCCTTCGACGAGTCGATGATCACCGGCGAATCGCGCACGGTGCGCCGCGAGCCAGGCGACCACGTCGTGGCCGGAACTGTGGCCACTGATTCGGGCGTGCGCGTGCGTGTCACGGCGGTGGGTGACGATACGGCTCTCGCGGGCATCCGTCGCCTGGTCGCCGATGCGCAGGCCTCGACGTCGCGCGCACAGCGCCTTGCCGACACCGCCGCGGCGTGGCTGTTCTGGTTCGCCCTCGGGGCGGCCGTGATCACCGCGATCGTGTGGAGCGCGCTCGGCATGCCCGGCGACGCGATCGTGCGCACCATCACCGTGCTCGTGATCGCCTGCCCGCACGCACTCGGGCTCGCGATTCCGCTCGTCGTGTCGATCGCCACCGAGCGCGCGGCCCGCGGCGGAGTGCTCGTGAAAGACCGCCTCGCTCTCGAGCGCATGCGCTCGGTCACCGCGGTGCTGTTCGACAAGACCGGCACCCTCACGATGGGTGCCCCGACGGTGACGGCGATGGAGACCACGGGTTCGCGCAGCGACGACGAGGTGCTTGCGCTCGCCGCAGCGGCTGAGGCCGACAGCGAGCACCCGCTCGCGCGCGCGATCGTGCGCGCGGCCGAAAAGCGCGAGCTGAGCATCCCGAGTGCCTCTGACTTCACGTCGAGCCCCGCCGAGGGCGTGACGGCCAAGGTCGACGGGCGCCGAGTGAGCGTCGGCGGCCCTTCGATGCTCGAGCGCCACGGCGCCAGCGCGCTCGCTGCTTCCGACAGCTGGCGCGAGAACGGGTCGATCATTCTGCACGTGCTGGTCGACGACGAGGTGGTCGGCGCGCTCGCGCTGGCCGATGAGGTGCGCGCCGAATCGCGGCAGGCTGTGGATGCTCTGCGCGAGCTCGGCATCACTGTCGTCATGATCACCGGCGACGCCGAGGCCGTGGCGCACTCGGTCGCCGCCGACCTCGGCATCGACCGCGTCTTCGCCGGGGTGCGCCCCGACGACAAGGCCGCGAAGGTCGACGAGTTGCAGGCCGAAGGACTCGTCGTGGCGATGGTCGGAGATGGCGTCAATGATGCTCCGGCGCTCGCGGCCGCCGATGTCGGCATCGCGATCGGCGCAGGCACCGACGTCGCCATCGGCTCGGCCGGCGTCATCTTGGCCAGCGACGATCCGCGCTCCGTGCTGTCGGTGATCGAGCTTTCGCGGGCGAGCTACCGCAAGATGAAGCAGAACCTGTGGTGGGCCGCGGGCTACAACCTGCTCTCGGTTCCGCTTGCGGCGGGCGTTCTCGCGCCCATCGGGTTCATCCTGCCCATGTCGATCGGCGCGCTGCTCATGTCTGCCTCGACCGTTGTCGTGGCGCTCAATGCGCAGCTGCTGCGGCGGCTCGATCTGCGGCCTGAGCGCCTCGGCGAATAG
- a CDS encoding glutathione peroxidase — MTTLADAPLTMLDGRETTFAEFTDHVVLVVNVASRCGLTPQYERLERLQKAYGDRGFTVLGLPSNQFLQELSSEEKIAEYCSTTWGVTFPMTEKVKVNGKKRHPLYAALVETKDAHGLAGPITWNFEKFVVLPSGEVHRFRPNVVPHAPEIVALIEANLPR, encoded by the coding sequence ATGACGACCCTCGCGGATGCTCCACTCACGATGCTCGACGGGCGCGAGACGACCTTCGCCGAGTTCACCGATCACGTCGTACTCGTCGTCAACGTGGCGTCGCGGTGCGGGCTCACCCCCCAATACGAGCGGCTCGAGCGGTTGCAGAAGGCGTACGGCGATCGGGGATTCACCGTGCTCGGCCTGCCCTCGAACCAGTTTCTGCAAGAGCTCTCGAGCGAGGAGAAGATCGCCGAGTACTGCAGCACCACCTGGGGCGTGACCTTCCCGATGACCGAGAAGGTCAAGGTCAACGGCAAGAAGCGGCACCCACTCTATGCGGCACTCGTCGAGACGAAAGACGCGCACGGACTCGCCGGCCCGATCACCTGGAACTTCGAGAAATTCGTCGTGCTGCCCAGCGGCGAGGTGCACCGCTTCCGCCCGAACGTGGTGCCCCACGCGCCCGAAATCGTGGCCCTCATCGAGGCCAATCTGCCGCGCTGA